From a region of the Paenibacillus segetis genome:
- a CDS encoding ABC transporter substrate-binding protein produces MKKRLCMICIGILMTTTTACGSGGSNNLASTEEPVNKEGKKVLTLSLNQPSEFIQAAEKKFEEKYPDIDLQIQTTVDYEKYQKTTNTAVLSGKGPDIFEISSLPIDDYISKKLILNMDDFMEQDQTLDKNDLQMNILELMKKSGGMYAIPFGFSLRAFVGDGDMLGNTNIDDKNWTWKEFEVISKNLVENGTDRRYALANDPPELLLTEMIVDKYSEFVDHTAKKAKFDSPLFVGMMQQIKKMYDDKVMTSESADIGKQLFYSTVLRSPADFIDGTYIFFSNPKLLQKPEQKGGARIIPELQFSIQANSPAKEEAWKFIAFLLSDDGQSLQEREGFSLLKSVNEKQLNDIQEQVESGEYKLPDGKSPKVSDEDFTRFKQFISTADNYTDLDGKVIFIIGDDSRSFFSGQKSAEEVAKLIQNRVTIYLNE; encoded by the coding sequence ATGAAAAAGAGGCTGTGTATGATATGTATTGGCATTTTAATGACAACAACGACTGCATGTGGTTCTGGGGGAAGTAATAATTTAGCTAGTACGGAGGAACCTGTAAACAAAGAGGGAAAAAAAGTTCTTACTTTGTCTCTGAACCAACCAAGCGAATTTATTCAGGCAGCAGAAAAAAAGTTTGAAGAAAAGTACCCGGACATCGATCTGCAGATTCAGACCACAGTTGATTATGAGAAATACCAAAAAACGACAAATACAGCGGTGTTATCAGGGAAGGGTCCGGATATCTTCGAAATAAGCAGCCTGCCTATCGATGATTACATAAGCAAAAAGCTGATTCTCAATATGGATGATTTCATGGAACAAGATCAAACGTTGGATAAAAACGATTTGCAAATGAACATATTGGAACTAATGAAGAAAAGTGGCGGTATGTATGCCATCCCTTTCGGGTTCTCCCTGCGGGCGTTCGTAGGTGATGGGGACATGCTTGGGAACACGAATATTGATGATAAGAATTGGACATGGAAGGAGTTTGAGGTGATTTCAAAGAACTTGGTAGAAAACGGCACGGATCGCCGTTACGCTTTAGCTAATGATCCGCCGGAACTCCTCCTTACTGAAATGATTGTGGATAAATACTCAGAGTTCGTTGATCATACAGCGAAAAAGGCAAAGTTCGACTCTCCCTTATTCGTGGGAATGATGCAGCAAATTAAAAAAATGTACGATGATAAAGTCATGACTTCGGAATCGGCCGATATTGGCAAACAATTGTTTTATTCTACCGTTTTGCGATCGCCGGCAGACTTTATCGATGGTACGTATATTTTTTTCTCAAATCCGAAGCTGCTGCAAAAACCAGAACAAAAAGGTGGAGCGAGGATTATTCCCGAATTGCAATTTTCAATTCAAGCCAACTCTCCTGCTAAAGAAGAGGCTTGGAAATTTATTGCTTTCCTGTTATCCGATGATGGTCAATCTCTGCAAGAGAGAGAAGGGTTCTCATTGCTTAAATCTGTGAATGAGAAGCAATTGAACGACATTCAGGAACAAGTTGAAAGTGGAGAGTATAAGCTTCCAGACGGGAAGTCACCCAAGGTATCGGACGAAGACTTCACTCGATTCAAACAGTTCATTAGTACAGCGGATAACTATACGGACCTGGACGGGAAGGTAATTTTCATTATTGGAGATGATTCCAGATCCTTCTTCAGTGGACAAAAGTCCGCAGAGGAAGTCGCGAAGCTAATTCAGAATCGAGTGACAATCTACTTGAACGAATAG
- a CDS encoding GTP pyrophosphokinase, with amino-acid sequence MNSLPIDKIKEMKNEITRFMMMYRFAISEIETKIDILKDEFHFLHDYNPIENSISRVKSPESIMKKLYRKGGDLSLQYIKENIKDIAGIRITCSFVSDIYRICDLLQKQSDLKIIEVKDYIKNPKPNGYKSLHVIVEVPVFMSHGQEDVCVEIQIRTIAMDFWASLEHKIYYKFNKEVPLSFLEELKEAADSAALLDAKMERLHHEVNAIKHEKEDSDDLLGEINQLMSNNQQFSIPKELLEIFHREEK; translated from the coding sequence GTGAATTCTCTACCTATCGATAAAATAAAAGAAATGAAAAATGAAATTACCCGATTTATGATGATGTACCGGTTTGCTATCAGTGAAATTGAGACGAAGATAGATATTTTGAAAGATGAGTTTCATTTCTTACATGATTATAATCCCATTGAAAACAGTATATCCCGTGTTAAATCTCCCGAGAGTATTATGAAGAAGTTGTACAGAAAAGGTGGGGACCTTAGCTTACAATATATTAAAGAAAATATTAAAGATATCGCTGGGATTCGAATTACTTGTTCGTTCGTCTCTGATATTTATCGGATTTGTGATTTGCTTCAGAAACAAAGTGATCTGAAAATTATTGAGGTTAAAGACTACATTAAAAATCCAAAACCCAATGGATATAAAAGCCTACATGTGATAGTTGAAGTTCCGGTATTTATGTCACATGGGCAAGAGGATGTATGCGTTGAGATTCAAATCCGCACCATTGCGATGGATTTTTGGGCGAGTCTAGAACACAAAATTTATTATAAATTTAACAAAGAAGTACCTTTATCATTTCTCGAAGAATTGAAAGAGGCTGCTGATTCTGCAGCACTATTAGATGCTAAAATGGAACGTCTTCACCATGAAGTTAATGCAATTAAGCATGAAAAGGAGGATTCTGACGATTTACTAGGTGAGATTAATCAGCTTATGAGTAATAATCAACAATTCTCAATACCTAAGGAATTATTAGAAATATTTCATCGGGAAGAGAAATAA
- a CDS encoding prenyltransferase encodes MGIRSKQQVIDFLMASEVVAVGTSNMGSPRQRMMHFAVDDEFNIYVTSTKGDPKVIQWSNIPETALLIHQGEEFMKMEECEILGRAEVLSDQAERESAALLLQHRSPIVAQFMQIDAIDRLEFIRIRPFTVKYRFVPEILQGEPPTVFEFAENRLNFSSWDDVKAKARVWKEAVRPLSMTASLVPILLGGALALSITHTINLGIFLITLIGALMIQAGTNMINDWKDAERDSDNNTGMRPFTGGSRMIQLGLISRADMGFFGLLLFVIATLLGIYLVFVSGWGLIPLILYGIVAGMFYTNEKGKFSFVNIAPGIAEILIATTYGVFMTMGAYYVLTGTYSMQVFLISLPVALFVSNVLLINQFPDAESDTKTGKNTLVVRIGKRNARNVLIACFVLGYLIVAILPLLNYAPYTLYISFLSLPFAWQAIRYAWKNYDKNAGDLIPSNAHTAINHLFNGLLLVLAFLLNEVNIFASIVYSIVSLLFVFWIWNYIERQRKVMNDFRNAFKR; translated from the coding sequence ATGGGTATACGAAGTAAACAACAAGTCATTGATTTTCTAATGGCTTCTGAAGTTGTGGCCGTTGGAACATCAAATATGGGGTCACCACGGCAACGGATGATGCATTTTGCAGTTGATGATGAATTTAATATCTATGTTACGAGCACGAAGGGTGATCCCAAAGTTATTCAATGGAGCAATATACCGGAAACTGCACTTCTGATCCATCAAGGTGAGGAATTTATGAAGATGGAAGAATGCGAGATTCTGGGTAGAGCAGAAGTGTTAAGTGATCAAGCAGAACGCGAGAGTGCGGCTCTTCTGCTACAGCATCGTTCTCCCATTGTGGCGCAATTTATGCAGATCGATGCAATCGATCGTCTGGAATTTATCCGAATTAGACCTTTTACAGTCAAATATCGCTTCGTACCTGAGATTCTACAGGGTGAACCACCGACGGTATTTGAATTTGCGGAAAATCGGTTGAACTTCAGCTCATGGGATGACGTAAAAGCAAAAGCTAGAGTTTGGAAAGAGGCTGTACGGCCACTATCCATGACGGCTTCACTGGTTCCAATCCTGCTGGGCGGTGCACTTGCTCTATCAATCACACATACGATCAACTTAGGGATATTCCTGATTACTTTAATTGGAGCTCTCATGATTCAAGCAGGAACGAATATGATCAATGACTGGAAGGACGCCGAGCGTGATAGCGATAATAATACGGGGATGCGGCCTTTTACAGGCGGATCAAGAATGATCCAGCTAGGGTTAATATCGCGGGCTGATATGGGATTCTTCGGGCTATTATTATTCGTTATAGCTACCTTATTAGGGATTTACCTCGTATTTGTTAGTGGATGGGGATTGATCCCGCTTATATTGTACGGAATTGTTGCGGGTATGTTCTATACGAATGAAAAAGGGAAGTTCTCTTTTGTTAATATAGCACCTGGGATCGCTGAGATACTCATTGCTACTACGTACGGTGTATTCATGACCATGGGGGCATATTACGTCCTGACCGGCACATACTCTATGCAGGTGTTTCTGATCTCGCTACCCGTTGCTCTATTCGTCTCCAATGTACTGTTAATTAATCAATTCCCTGACGCTGAGTCAGATACGAAGACTGGGAAGAACACTTTAGTTGTTCGTATCGGTAAGCGCAACGCCAGAAACGTACTGATTGCATGCTTCGTGCTAGGATATCTGATCGTTGCTATACTTCCACTGCTAAATTATGCTCCGTATACGTTATATATTTCTTTCCTATCTCTACCATTTGCATGGCAAGCGATTCGATATGCATGGAAAAATTACGATAAAAATGCGGGAGATCTCATTCCAAGTAACGCACACACAGCAATCAATCACCTATTTAACGGACTGTTACTAGTCTTGGCGTTTCTCTTGAATGAAGTAAATATCTTTGCATCTATCGTTTATTCTATAGTTTCACTCTTATTTGTCTTCTGGATTTGGAATTACATTGAAAGACAACGAAAAGTCATGAATGATTTCCGTAATGCATTTAAGAGATAG
- a CDS encoding carbohydrate ABC transporter permease: MKSTRVLQKLALTVVMTVIAVLLLFPLVITFTNSFMTEREIGINYKQIGQINEVTAGNRNSFVNLKLVPDVISLEQYGKILVSNSIFLVMFWRSVFLVVPIIAGQTLVAALAAYAFSKLQFRGREVLFLVYLLTMLMPFQVTLVPNYIMADRLGLLNSSNAIILPGIFAAFGVFMLRQFMLPIPYSYIEAAKLDGAGHLRIFSTIIFPMIKPGLAALIILLFVDYWNMVEQPLIFLDDPFKQPLSVYLSNINQGERGVAFAASMLYMTPMVLLFLYAETYFIEGIQLSGIKG, translated from the coding sequence TTGAAAAGTACAAGAGTATTACAAAAGCTTGCGTTAACTGTTGTCATGACCGTTATCGCTGTACTGTTATTATTCCCTCTGGTCATTACTTTCACTAATTCGTTCATGACTGAACGAGAAATTGGTATCAATTATAAGCAGATCGGACAAATAAACGAAGTTACTGCAGGGAATAGGAATTCATTTGTTAATTTAAAGCTTGTTCCAGATGTCATCTCACTGGAGCAATACGGCAAGATCTTGGTCAGTAATTCGATATTTCTAGTGATGTTCTGGAGATCCGTATTTTTGGTCGTGCCGATCATTGCAGGGCAGACCCTCGTAGCAGCGCTAGCTGCATATGCATTCTCCAAGCTGCAATTTCGTGGTCGGGAAGTCTTGTTCCTTGTCTATCTTTTGACGATGCTCATGCCGTTTCAAGTGACCTTAGTGCCAAACTATATTATGGCAGATAGGCTAGGATTGCTGAATAGTTCGAATGCGATTATATTACCGGGGATTTTCGCAGCTTTTGGTGTCTTTATGCTCAGACAGTTTATGCTACCTATTCCATATTCCTATATCGAAGCAGCTAAGCTCGATGGAGCAGGACATTTACGGATTTTCTCCACAATTATTTTCCCGATGATCAAACCAGGTCTGGCTGCACTTATTATTTTATTGTTTGTTGATTATTGGAACATGGTAGAGCAACCTCTTATTTTTCTTGATGATCCGTTTAAACAACCGTTGTCAGTCTACTTATCAAACATTAACCAGGGCGAGCGAGGGGTCGCTTTCGCTGCATCCATGCTCTATATGACTCCGATGGTGCTGCTGTTTCTGTATGCCGAGACCTATTTCATTGAAGGCATTCAACTTTCGGGGATCAAGGGTTAG
- a CDS encoding DegV family protein, which produces MPIKIITDSGSDLPHEYTKRFDISIVNLAVHFQSETMPGDMDAQTFYQKMRESKDLPTTASPSPLDFLNAFKKVEEGTDILVICMSSNISSTYQAAMIAMEIYKDEGYTNKIEVVDSKTFSGGLSLVVALAAQWSQSCESLAELKEKVLHQCKEVRAFFTLETLENVIKGGRLSRLSGAVASVLNIKLLLKISEEGSVEVVEKTRGMQNALKSLLARLEEKQHDYEKAVLAIVHSNCEKRALEIKDRILAKHPFKEVLFSNMGPIMGTYAGEGGVGIAF; this is translated from the coding sequence ATGCCGATCAAGATTATTACTGACAGCGGTTCCGACTTACCACATGAATACACTAAAAGGTTCGATATTTCCATCGTTAATTTAGCGGTTCATTTTCAAAGTGAGACCATGCCGGGAGATATGGATGCGCAAACCTTCTATCAAAAAATGAGGGAATCCAAGGACTTACCAACTACAGCTAGCCCGAGTCCACTTGATTTTCTTAATGCGTTTAAGAAAGTGGAAGAAGGGACTGACATTTTGGTCATTTGCATGTCCTCTAATATAAGCAGCACGTATCAGGCTGCCATGATCGCTATGGAGATTTACAAGGATGAAGGGTACACCAATAAGATTGAGGTTGTCGACTCCAAAACTTTTTCAGGAGGACTATCCCTTGTTGTTGCTTTGGCAGCGCAATGGTCCCAGTCATGCGAGAGCTTGGCTGAATTGAAAGAGAAGGTGCTTCATCAATGCAAAGAAGTAAGAGCCTTCTTTACATTAGAAACCTTAGAGAACGTCATTAAGGGCGGGCGATTAAGTCGTTTGTCCGGAGCGGTTGCTTCCGTACTGAATATCAAACTACTCCTTAAAATTAGTGAAGAAGGTTCGGTTGAAGTAGTTGAAAAGACGCGTGGTATGCAAAATGCACTAAAAAGCCTGTTGGCACGCCTTGAAGAGAAGCAGCATGATTACGAAAAAGCAGTTCTTGCCATCGTACACAGCAATTGTGAGAAACGGGCACTTGAGATTAAAGATCGAATTCTTGCTAAGCATCCTTTTAAGGAAGTCCTTTTCTCCAACATGGGTCCTATTATGGGCACTTATGCAGGAGAAGGTGGAGTTGGTATAGCTTTTTAA
- a CDS encoding ferritin has translation MKEGLAAALNKQMNFEFYSAHVYLAMAAYCSGESLDGFANFFTVQAEEERFHAMKIYKFLNDRRQRATLEAMPEPKNEYASMLDVFEHGYAHEQQNTKKFYHLADLATDEREYATIYFLKWFIDEQVEEEALFDSIIQKLKRIEKDSNAFYMLDAEFAARSFTPPAE, from the coding sequence ATGAAAGAGGGATTAGCGGCTGCACTTAATAAGCAGATGAATTTTGAATTTTATTCAGCGCATGTCTATCTCGCAATGGCGGCATACTGCTCAGGTGAAAGTTTGGATGGATTCGCGAATTTCTTCACTGTTCAGGCAGAAGAAGAACGTTTTCATGCGATGAAAATATACAAATTCCTGAATGACCGCAGACAACGTGCGACGCTCGAAGCAATGCCGGAGCCAAAGAATGAATATGCATCGATGCTGGATGTGTTCGAACACGGATATGCTCATGAGCAACAGAACACGAAGAAATTCTATCATTTGGCTGATTTAGCTACGGATGAGCGCGAATATGCAACGATTTATTTCCTGAAATGGTTCATTGATGAGCAGGTCGAAGAAGAAGCATTATTCGATAGCATCATTCAGAAGTTGAAGCGGATTGAGAAGGACAGCAATGCATTCTACATGTTAGATGCGGAGTTTGCTGCGCGTTCATTCACGCCTCCAGCGGAATAG
- a CDS encoding efflux RND transporter periplasmic adaptor subunit, with product MELELGEVPKGSGRKRKVQFYLIIFIVLLVFFTLFSNTFQSFTLPKVRTEKAEYGSIIHTLGGNGVLLPIAEAKLSNPDHWKVRTILVKEGDRVKKGQKLITYDSTTAERELQDEVAYLKKQKIDLQNIQDRYITSTIDGDEMGIRKAGRDLETSKLDLGVQERKVNALKERLASQKEISAPFNGVITKLIAIEGMQSTGEPEIVISNDSEGYRFEFLFDALLMPSFGISMGEKIQVEVRGIVDQQTTIMEGTIAEIVDAESRMENMSDNEANKTLLIAQKILRVKVMDSKLKGGEQAFVKLTKNSSQEGMVISNKAIHLERDGKFIYKIEEQMGALGNAFIVRKVQIELSETNDNETVVLSGGLNEDDLIILEYSEPLQEGNRVRLK from the coding sequence GTGGAATTAGAGTTAGGAGAAGTGCCTAAAGGCAGTGGACGCAAACGAAAAGTTCAATTTTACTTGATCATTTTTATTGTTCTGTTAGTTTTTTTTACGCTATTTAGTAACACATTCCAGTCTTTCACTTTGCCAAAAGTGAGAACGGAAAAAGCTGAGTATGGAAGTATTATACATACGCTTGGAGGAAACGGTGTTCTGCTTCCCATCGCGGAGGCTAAGCTATCGAACCCTGATCATTGGAAGGTCCGCACGATACTTGTGAAAGAAGGAGATCGTGTGAAGAAAGGTCAAAAGCTTATTACCTATGACAGCACAACCGCTGAACGCGAATTGCAAGATGAAGTCGCTTATTTAAAAAAGCAAAAAATTGACCTGCAAAATATACAAGATCGTTATATTACTTCAACAATAGATGGAGATGAGATGGGCATTCGGAAAGCAGGACGCGATCTTGAAACTAGTAAACTTGATCTAGGCGTACAGGAAAGAAAAGTTAACGCATTAAAGGAGCGATTGGCAAGTCAAAAGGAAATTTCAGCTCCATTCAATGGTGTAATAACAAAATTGATTGCTATAGAGGGGATGCAGTCAACGGGAGAACCGGAAATCGTAATATCAAATGACAGCGAGGGTTACCGGTTTGAATTCCTGTTCGATGCGTTGTTGATGCCTAGCTTTGGTATTTCGATGGGAGAGAAGATTCAGGTTGAAGTACGAGGGATAGTAGATCAGCAAACGACAATTATGGAGGGTACAATTGCTGAAATCGTCGATGCAGAATCGCGTATGGAGAACATGTCTGATAACGAAGCCAACAAGACCCTACTCATTGCACAGAAGATTTTGCGAGTAAAAGTGATGGATTCCAAATTGAAGGGAGGTGAACAAGCATTCGTGAAACTTACGAAAAACTCCTCTCAAGAGGGAATGGTGATTTCCAACAAGGCTATTCATCTAGAACGTGATGGCAAGTTTATCTACAAAATTGAAGAACAAATGGGGGCCTTAGGCAATGCCTTCATTGTTCGAAAAGTTCAAATTGAATTGAGTGAAACGAATGACAATGAAACGGTAGTTTTATCTGGGGGGCTTAATGAAGATGATCTAATTATTCTGGAGTACAGTGAGCCCTTACAGGAAGGAAATCGCGTTCGTCTGAAATAG
- a CDS encoding HAD family hydrolase — protein MSRQKENILFDLDGTLTDPKEGITKCVEYALNKFDIHVDHIDQLIPYIGPPLHESFVELGGLSPENALLAVEYYRERFRAVGMFENSVIPGFPELLQYLQDEGYSLYVATSKPTVFAEQILKHFELDHYFKHIVGSNLDGTRSKKQEVIQFVLDENQISPEQAIMIGDREHDIIGAIGCGVESIGVLFGYGSEQELRSAGADHIAAGVEEIRNIISHIGNGDYSYGYTK, from the coding sequence GTGAGTAGACAAAAAGAAAATATATTATTTGATCTAGATGGGACATTAACCGATCCCAAAGAAGGAATTACAAAGTGCGTAGAGTATGCGCTGAACAAATTTGACATTCATGTTGATCACATTGATCAGCTTATTCCTTATATTGGGCCACCTTTACATGAATCTTTCGTAGAATTAGGAGGTTTGTCTCCGGAAAATGCACTTCTGGCCGTAGAATACTATAGGGAACGATTTCGTGCGGTTGGTATGTTTGAGAACAGCGTCATTCCTGGATTTCCGGAATTACTTCAATATCTTCAGGATGAGGGCTATAGCTTGTATGTAGCTACTTCAAAACCAACGGTGTTCGCGGAGCAAATTCTCAAACACTTCGAGCTAGATCATTATTTCAAGCATATTGTGGGTAGTAATCTAGATGGGACTCGCTCGAAGAAACAAGAGGTTATTCAATTTGTACTTGATGAGAATCAGATTTCACCGGAACAGGCCATCATGATCGGGGATCGTGAACACGATATTATTGGGGCTATAGGTTGCGGGGTTGAATCGATTGGTGTCTTATTCGGCTATGGGTCGGAACAAGAGCTGAGAAGTGCAGGGGCGGATCATATCGCGGCTGGGGTCGAAGAAATCCGCAATATTATATCGCATATTGGAAATGGAGATTATAGTTATGGGTATACGAAGTAA
- the msrA gene encoding peptide-methionine (S)-S-oxide reductase MsrA, producing the protein MEKAMFAGGCFWCMVSPFEELPGILGIESGYAGGKNDHPTYEEVKTGTTGHYEVVQISYDPTLFPYERLLELYWPQIDPTDADGQFQDRGTQYRTAIFYYNEEQRIAALDSREQVAASGRFAGPIVTEILPAPVFYRAEEYHQDYHKKNPKHYKEDRAQSGRDLFIEKHW; encoded by the coding sequence ATGGAAAAAGCAATGTTTGCGGGAGGATGCTTCTGGTGTATGGTTTCACCCTTTGAAGAGCTACCAGGAATTCTCGGAATTGAATCGGGATATGCCGGAGGTAAGAATGATCATCCAACTTACGAAGAGGTCAAGACCGGGACGACAGGTCATTATGAAGTCGTACAAATCAGTTACGACCCTACGCTATTCCCATATGAGAGATTGCTTGAACTATACTGGCCCCAGATAGATCCAACCGATGCGGACGGACAGTTTCAAGATAGAGGGACCCAATATCGGACAGCGATTTTTTATTATAATGAAGAGCAGCGGATCGCGGCACTTGACTCTAGGGAGCAAGTTGCTGCTAGCGGTAGGTTTGCTGGGCCGATCGTGACTGAAATTCTACCAGCGCCCGTCTTTTATCGTGCCGAAGAATATCATCAGGACTATCACAAGAAGAATCCCAAACATTATAAAGAAGATCGGGCGCAGTCAGGGCGAGATCTCTTTATTGAGAAGCATTGGTAA
- a CDS encoding 2,3-butanediol dehydrogenase, whose amino-acid sequence MQALRWHGVKDLRLETIEEPVTLNGKVKIKIEWCGICGSDLHEYVAGPIFIPENTEHPLTNEKAPVVMGHEFSGQIVEIGTGVSKLKVGDRVVVEPIYACGECAACRQGRYNLCEKMGFLGLAGGGGGFSEYVAADEHMAHKIPDSLSYEQGALVEPSAVALHAVRQSKLKVGDKAVVFGAGPIGLLVIEALKASGASEIYVVELSEERKNKAAELGGIVIDPKQYDVITELQQRTNGGVDVAFEVTGVPPVLKQAIESTNLGGQIMIVSIFEKEATFHPNNIVLQERSMTGIIGYRNVFPAVISLMEQGYFPADKLVTKKIQLSEVVEHGFEALLKEKNQVKILVSPKQ is encoded by the coding sequence ATGCAAGCATTGAGATGGCATGGCGTTAAAGACCTACGTTTGGAAACGATTGAAGAACCTGTAACGCTAAACGGTAAAGTGAAAATCAAAATTGAATGGTGCGGAATATGCGGTAGCGATCTACACGAATATGTAGCTGGTCCTATCTTTATTCCTGAAAATACAGAACATCCATTAACGAACGAGAAGGCCCCTGTCGTGATGGGACATGAATTCTCTGGACAAATCGTCGAAATTGGGACAGGTGTATCCAAGTTAAAAGTTGGCGACCGCGTTGTCGTAGAACCCATTTATGCGTGTGGAGAATGTGCGGCATGTCGGCAAGGTAGATATAACCTTTGCGAGAAGATGGGATTCCTTGGACTCGCTGGTGGCGGTGGCGGATTCTCTGAATATGTAGCTGCTGACGAACATATGGCTCACAAAATTCCAGATAGCCTATCCTACGAACAAGGTGCGCTGGTAGAGCCTTCTGCTGTTGCACTTCATGCCGTTCGACAAAGTAAATTAAAAGTTGGTGACAAAGCGGTTGTCTTTGGTGCCGGTCCAATTGGACTACTCGTCATCGAAGCCCTGAAAGCTTCTGGTGCGTCAGAAATCTATGTCGTTGAGTTATCAGAAGAGCGGAAGAACAAAGCTGCTGAACTAGGCGGTATTGTCATTGATCCTAAACAATATGATGTAATAACAGAATTACAACAACGCACAAACGGCGGCGTAGATGTTGCTTTTGAAGTAACGGGTGTTCCACCAGTGCTCAAACAGGCAATTGAATCCACTAATTTGGGTGGACAAATTATGATCGTAAGTATTTTCGAGAAGGAAGCTACATTCCATCCCAACAACATTGTGCTTCAAGAACGCAGCATGACCGGAATTATTGGTTATCGTAACGTGTTCCCTGCCGTAATAAGCCTGATGGAACAAGGGTACTTCCCTGCTGACAAATTGGTAACGAAGAAGATCCAACTGTCGGAAGTAGTTGAACATGGGTTTGAAGCGCTTTTGAAAGAAAAGAATCAAGTGAAGATTCTTGTCAGCCCTAAACAGTAA
- a CDS encoding class I SAM-dependent methyltransferase, protein MSQSSYNPNNVTRFTGYAGLYDQYRPEAPLQVVQLLTQYVGHRPSLVIDLGCGTGLSTLIWKDHAQQVVGVEPNEDMRNKAIEKLHQLEEAPPVSFVAGYSDQVPSESQTADIVTCSQSFHWMEPESTLNEINRILKVNGVFAAYDCDWPPTLHWTLEAEYLHLIQKADAIIHQHVSSDERAHKRNKNEHLSNIQASGLFRYSREIVFHNMETCNAERYVGLALSQGSVQNVLKLDLNDLDHDIETFQQHVEHYFNGKDLNVMFNYRMRLGVK, encoded by the coding sequence ATGTCCCAATCAAGCTATAACCCTAACAATGTCACGAGATTCACTGGTTATGCCGGTTTGTACGACCAGTATCGTCCTGAAGCTCCGTTACAAGTGGTACAGTTATTAACCCAATATGTTGGTCATAGACCGTCCTTAGTCATTGATCTGGGATGTGGCACCGGTCTGTCCACGTTAATCTGGAAAGACCATGCGCAGCAAGTCGTTGGCGTTGAGCCAAATGAAGATATGAGGAACAAAGCAATAGAAAAGCTACATCAATTGGAAGAAGCCCCACCGGTCTCTTTTGTTGCAGGATATTCTGATCAAGTTCCCTCCGAATCCCAGACTGCTGATATCGTCACTTGTTCCCAATCCTTTCATTGGATGGAGCCAGAAAGTACACTAAATGAAATCAATCGTATTCTGAAAGTTAATGGCGTATTTGCCGCATACGATTGTGATTGGCCTCCTACACTACATTGGACTTTAGAAGCGGAATATTTACATTTGATTCAGAAAGCAGATGCCATCATCCATCAACATGTATCCTCTGATGAACGAGCACATAAACGGAATAAGAATGAGCATTTAAGCAATATCCAAGCTAGTGGCTTATTCCGATACTCCAGAGAAATTGTATTCCATAATATGGAGACGTGTAACGCAGAACGTTATGTTGGCTTAGCGCTAAGTCAGGGTTCAGTTCAAAATGTACTGAAACTTGATCTAAATGATCTCGATCATGATATCGAAACTTTCCAACAACATGTGGAGCACTATTTTAACGGTAAAGACTTAAATGTCATGTTTAATTATAGAATGCGACTCGGCGTGAAATGA